One region of Polynucleobacter sp. SHI8 genomic DNA includes:
- a CDS encoding glycosyltransferase: protein MKNNLPAFFEIVFLGLNPVEHKSEGLIVLLSDNINALQKQGILVRIHTTGRHIKSIKRVLSGNNVDIQKVKFAVYKVEAITLILIHFLMHRGRSKVYDQQSGILKHIKNKLTGAFKIVIPSIFTWSLDLSPFNIWFKVPLNLGVIIILICIVFFVGLIFLLLLLFIKLGLRLINKIQGFKFVNRKSMPKDLLGLLKKIYNAKNRLIQYLQWQVYTKEQIRFAKKINTNKDIKKLFFFTAFDGFVVSHFKGSSLVTLPDFITLVYPLRFIAAHNKDTLEGMRLSIKSAKAVICYSEFVKTEQLHKFFPKEVENQRVEVIPQGYFPTLETSHQKKEEAGKKLNEKRSFIINPFKSLLLAPPVVDFTQFNFLLYPTIDRPHKNTLILVKAFSKLLRECNFNIKLILTTPHPSKDVEQFILEQRLQYDVIFMPSVDLETLDLLCEKSSLVVHPSLAEGGDVFNFSRAASTKTPALLADVQVVREMFEREGLSKCDYDDWVFDPVDMDSLFQKIKKILLNPEEVIEKQYFYSKKLSRYSFDDMARRYLKLYESI, encoded by the coding sequence ATGAAAAATAATTTGCCTGCATTTTTTGAAATTGTTTTTTTAGGTCTCAATCCCGTGGAGCATAAAAGTGAAGGTTTGATTGTTTTATTGTCGGACAATATAAATGCACTTCAGAAACAGGGTATTTTGGTGCGAATACATACAACTGGCCGACATATTAAATCTATAAAAAGAGTCTTAAGTGGAAACAATGTAGATATTCAGAAAGTAAAGTTTGCGGTTTATAAAGTTGAAGCAATTACCTTAATCCTTATCCACTTCCTGATGCATAGAGGACGTTCAAAAGTCTATGACCAACAAAGTGGAATTCTAAAACATATAAAAAATAAATTAACAGGTGCTTTCAAGATTGTAATACCGAGTATTTTTACTTGGAGTCTTGACTTAAGTCCGTTTAATATTTGGTTTAAAGTGCCCTTGAATTTGGGTGTAATAATAATTTTAATTTGTATTGTTTTTTTTGTGGGTTTAATTTTTTTATTACTACTTTTATTTATTAAACTTGGATTACGTTTAATAAATAAAATACAAGGTTTTAAATTTGTAAATAGAAAAAGTATGCCAAAAGATCTTTTGGGGCTATTGAAAAAAATATACAATGCGAAAAATAGACTTATACAATATTTACAGTGGCAAGTATATACTAAGGAGCAAATAAGATTTGCAAAAAAAATTAATACAAATAAAGATATTAAGAAATTATTTTTCTTTACGGCTTTTGATGGATTCGTTGTATCTCATTTCAAGGGCTCTTCATTAGTTACATTACCAGACTTTATTACGCTAGTTTATCCACTTCGTTTTATTGCTGCTCATAATAAAGATACTCTTGAGGGAATGAGACTTTCTATAAAAAGTGCTAAGGCAGTGATTTGTTATTCAGAGTTTGTAAAAACAGAGCAACTACATAAATTTTTTCCGAAAGAAGTTGAGAATCAAAGAGTCGAAGTAATACCTCAGGGATATTTTCCGACCTTGGAAACAAGTCATCAGAAAAAAGAAGAAGCCGGAAAAAAGTTAAATGAAAAAAGATCTTTCATAATCAATCCTTTTAAGTCTCTTCTATTAGCTCCACCAGTAGTGGACTTCACTCAATTTAACTTTCTTTTGTACCCAACGATTGATAGACCTCATAAAAACACCTTAATTTTAGTAAAAGCTTTTAGTAAACTACTAAGAGAATGTAATTTCAATATCAAATTAATTTTAACAACCCCCCACCCCTCAAAAGATGTAGAACAATTTATACTTGAACAACGACTTCAATATGATGTTATCTTTATGCCATCGGTAGATTTAGAGACATTAGATTTGCTTTGTGAGAAATCATCTTTGGTCGTTCATCCAAGTCTTGCTGAGGGAGGAGATGTCTTCAACTTTTCTCGAGCAGCCTCAACTAAAACCCCAGCACTATTGGCGGATGTTCAGGTAGTTAGAGAAATGTTTGAAAGAGAGGGACTATCAAAATGTGATTACGATGATTGGGTTTTCGATCCGGTAGATATGGATTCACTTTTCCAAAAAATTAAAAAAATTCTTCTAAATCCTGAGGAAGTTATTGAAAAACAATATTTTTATTCTAAGAAGTTATCAAGATATAGTTTTGATGATATGGCTAGAAGATATTTGAAACTTTATGAAAGTATATGA
- a CDS encoding DegT/DnrJ/EryC1/StrS aminotransferase family protein — MKVYEMIKKLPVYEPVLGSSSKENVIKCLDTNWISSRGEFIEKFEDAFSKKVGSKYALTVSNGTVALHLALLALDIGPGDEVIVPTLTYIASVNVIKYVGATPVFVDSLSDTWQVSPEDVKSKITNKTKAIIVVHLYGHPSDTHTIVDIANKNNLKVIEDCAEAFGSYIFNEHVGNKGHISTYSFFGNKTITTGEGGMVTTNDPILCRKVKKLKGQGLADTREYWHDIVGYNYRMTNICAAIGLGQLELADEFLRRKREIATQVKSEIHDLPLEMLWEKHEMINSFWMITIATKDPKDRDPLRTFLKERGIETRPSFYPAHTMPMYLDKNAEQFPIASSLSLRGINLPSSPALTDDDVEYLTNHIKNYFKYD; from the coding sequence ATGAAAGTATATGAGATGATTAAAAAATTACCTGTTTATGAACCCGTATTGGGATCTTCTTCGAAGGAAAATGTTATTAAATGCTTAGACACTAATTGGATATCTTCAAGAGGCGAATTTATTGAAAAATTTGAAGATGCATTTTCTAAAAAAGTGGGTAGTAAATACGCTTTAACTGTCTCTAATGGCACTGTTGCCCTCCATTTAGCTTTATTGGCGCTAGACATTGGACCTGGGGACGAGGTAATTGTTCCAACCTTAACATATATTGCTTCAGTAAATGTAATTAAATATGTTGGTGCAACCCCCGTTTTTGTAGATTCGTTATCAGATACCTGGCAAGTAAGCCCAGAAGATGTTAAATCTAAAATCACGAATAAAACAAAAGCAATTATAGTAGTTCATTTATATGGCCACCCCTCAGATACTCACACTATAGTTGATATTGCAAATAAAAATAATCTCAAAGTTATAGAGGATTGTGCAGAAGCATTCGGATCCTATATTTTTAATGAGCATGTAGGAAATAAAGGGCATATTTCAACTTATAGCTTTTTTGGAAATAAAACAATTACTACGGGCGAGGGGGGTATGGTAACAACTAATGATCCTATACTCTGCCGGAAGGTAAAGAAGCTCAAGGGTCAAGGTTTGGCTGATACAAGGGAATATTGGCATGATATTGTGGGTTATAACTATAGAATGACAAATATTTGCGCAGCAATTGGATTAGGTCAACTGGAATTGGCTGATGAATTTCTGAGAAGAAAAAGAGAGATTGCTACTCAAGTTAAAAGCGAAATTCACGATCTGCCATTGGAAATGTTGTGGGAAAAACATGAAATGATTAATTCATTTTGGATGATTACGATTGCAACTAAGGATCCAAAAGATAGGGATCCCCTCAGAACTTTTTTGAAAGAAAGAGGCATTGAAACTAGACCTTCTTTTTATCCAGCCCATACAATGCCAATGTATTTAGATAAAAATGCGGAACAGTTTCCTATTGCCAGCTCATTGTCATTGAGGGGGATTAATTTGCCCAGCTCCCCAGCACTTACTGATGATGACGTTGAATACCTTACTAATCATATTAAAAATTATTTTAAATATGATTAA
- a CDS encoding FkbM family methyltransferase, giving the protein MNKYYGQFQPPVDELLHKRYFPQNVTKGVFMECGACGGKSESSCLFFEETLGWQGVNIEPSPPNFANLIQNRPESINLQVGLSNFDGKSKFLHAIHPNPEQEFGNGSIQHNSQHFQQLSDMGCTFKEYEIEVITWKTLISRLEIEYVDIFVLDVEGHELAVLDGMENSKVFPDIICIEVGHQNFSVIRKKLDDYGYVFDFISHTNAFFVKKEVSDFSS; this is encoded by the coding sequence GTGAATAAATATTATGGTCAATTCCAACCACCAGTTGATGAGCTATTGCATAAAAGATATTTTCCACAAAATGTAACAAAAGGAGTTTTTATGGAATGTGGAGCTTGTGGAGGAAAGTCAGAGAGTAGTTGTTTATTCTTTGAGGAAACACTTGGCTGGCAGGGAGTTAACATTGAGCCATCCCCCCCAAACTTTGCAAACTTAATACAAAATAGACCTGAAAGTATAAATTTACAAGTTGGGCTGTCTAATTTCGATGGTAAATCTAAATTTTTACATGCCATCCATCCAAACCCTGAGCAAGAATTTGGTAATGGATCAATTCAACATAATTCCCAACATTTTCAACAGCTGTCTGATATGGGGTGCACCTTCAAAGAGTATGAAATTGAAGTCATAACATGGAAAACATTAATATCACGATTAGAAATTGAGTATGTGGATATTTTTGTTTTAGATGTAGAAGGACATGAGTTAGCCGTTTTAGATGGAATGGAAAACTCTAAAGTATTTCCTGACATAATTTGTATTGAGGTCGGACACCAAAACTTCAGTGTTATCAGAAAAAAACTAGATGATTATGGATATGTTTTTGATTTTATTTCTCATACAAACGCCTTTTTTGTAAAAAAAGAAGTTTCAGATTTTTCTTCTTAG
- the gmd gene encoding GDP-mannose 4,6-dehydratase, producing MKKVIITGITGQDGAYLTELLLNKGYEVYGTFRRTSSVNFWRLEELKVNDNPRLHLVEYDLTDLGSTISLVQKIQPDEIYNLAAQSFVGVSFEQPTTTAQITGIGPLNLLEAIRLINPKIRFYQASTSEMFGKVQEIPQKESTPFYPRSPYGVAKLYAHWMTINYRESYDIFGCSGILFNHESPLRGQEFVTRKISDSVAKIKLGKLDILELGNIDAKRDWGFAKEYVEGMWRMLQVDTPDTYVLATNRTETVRDFVSMAFKGAGISLEFKGTAENEVAIDASNGKTVMRVNPKFYRPAEVDLLIGDPTHAKDKLGWEPKTSLEELCQMMVNEDIRRNEIGFSF from the coding sequence ATGAAAAAAGTTATCATTACCGGAATAACCGGACAAGATGGAGCATACCTTACAGAACTCTTGTTAAATAAAGGTTATGAAGTGTATGGAACATTTAGAAGGACAAGTTCGGTAAACTTTTGGCGCTTAGAAGAATTAAAGGTAAATGATAATCCTAGACTGCATTTGGTTGAGTATGATTTAACCGATTTGGGATCAACTATTTCATTGGTTCAAAAAATTCAGCCAGATGAAATTTATAATCTTGCAGCTCAAAGTTTTGTAGGGGTATCTTTTGAGCAACCAACAACAACAGCGCAGATAACAGGTATTGGCCCATTGAATTTATTAGAAGCAATTCGCTTAATTAATCCCAAAATACGTTTTTATCAAGCATCCACCTCAGAAATGTTTGGTAAAGTCCAAGAAATCCCTCAAAAAGAATCTACTCCTTTCTATCCAAGAAGTCCATATGGAGTTGCTAAGTTATATGCCCATTGGATGACTATCAACTATCGTGAGAGTTATGATATATTTGGATGTAGTGGAATACTCTTCAACCATGAAAGCCCATTACGTGGACAGGAGTTTGTAACCCGAAAAATCTCAGATTCAGTTGCGAAAATCAAGCTTGGTAAGTTAGATATTTTAGAGCTAGGAAATATTGACGCAAAAAGGGATTGGGGATTTGCCAAGGAATATGTTGAAGGTATGTGGAGAATGTTGCAGGTTGATACTCCAGATACTTATGTTTTAGCAACGAATCGAACAGAAACAGTCCGTGATTTTGTTTCAATGGCCTTTAAGGGGGCTGGAATTTCATTAGAGTTTAAAGGAACAGCTGAAAACGAAGTTGCAATTGATGCTTCAAATGGTAAGACAGTTATGCGAGTTAATCCTAAATTTTACCGTCCAGCAGAGGTAGATCTTTTAATTGGAGATCCAACCCATGCCAAAGATAAATTAGGTTGGGAGCCTAAAACAAGCTTAGAAGAACTTTGTCAGATGATGGTCAATGAGGATATTCGCAGAAATGAAATAGGCTTTTCTTTTTAA
- a CDS encoding GDP-mannose 4,6-dehydratase: METLLLTGADGFTGKYVSAQAKKMGFLVHHLRADLTDSKSILSEVKEVSPQYLIHLAGISSVTHSNQDDFYKVNLFGALNLLDTLLENAPKKIILASSANVYGNISNESIEENQLPQPVNHYAMSKLSMELMAKNYLDKLPIVITRPFNYTGVGHDLRFVIPKLVDHFQKKEPFIELGNLDVDREYNDVRMMSNMYIHLLEKGVSGQTYNLCTGKTYSLRYVIDRLEKLANHKIEVIVNPKFVRANEVKILSGAPVKIKSTLGQYQEFELDETLSWMLENQSQ, from the coding sequence ATGGAAACCCTGTTACTAACAGGAGCTGATGGTTTTACGGGTAAATATGTATCTGCTCAGGCCAAAAAAATGGGGTTCCTTGTTCACCATTTACGAGCCGACCTTACAGATTCAAAATCTATTCTTAGTGAGGTGAAAGAAGTCTCCCCTCAATATCTGATTCATCTTGCTGGAATTAGTTCAGTGACACACTCTAATCAAGATGATTTTTACAAAGTAAATCTCTTTGGGGCACTTAATTTATTAGACACTCTTTTAGAAAACGCTCCCAAAAAAATCATTCTTGCTAGTAGCGCAAATGTTTACGGTAATATATCAAATGAATCTATAGAAGAGAACCAACTACCTCAACCAGTGAACCATTATGCAATGAGTAAGTTGTCCATGGAGTTGATGGCAAAGAATTATTTGGATAAATTACCCATAGTTATAACTCGCCCTTTCAACTATACCGGGGTAGGGCATGACTTGAGATTTGTCATTCCTAAATTAGTAGATCATTTTCAAAAAAAAGAACCCTTTATTGAACTTGGTAATTTAGACGTTGATCGAGAATATAACGACGTCAGGATGATGAGTAATATGTATATTCATTTGCTTGAGAAAGGAGTGAGTGGTCAAACGTACAATCTATGCACAGGTAAAACGTATTCACTCAGGTATGTCATCGATCGATTAGAAAAGCTTGCAAATCATAAAATAGAAGTGATAGTTAATCCCAAATTTGTGAGAGCTAATGAAGTAAAGATACTATCTGGTGCACCAGTTAAAATTAAAAGTACTTTAGGTCAGTATCAAGAATTTGAACTTGATGAGACCCTATCATGGATGTTGGAAAACCAATCTCAATGA
- a CDS encoding glycosyltransferase family 1 protein, translating into MDVGKPISMKIGVDARLLGESLTGIGRYTFEMSKQFVDEFEKDHQFIFYASKKVPITISNRLSDFRFKTSSANSRVERMIWSQTKLPYWANNDQVDLFWGPTHRLPNFLSSKIARVVTVHDLVWKYTPETMRKLSLSVEKHLMPSAISQADLIIADSESTAEGIRETFPNFKDKVRVVHLGVSEMPKSNGLDSMLKLGITKPYILFVGTLEPRKNLARLLESFSNTSDEIKKSVSLVIVGGKGWGNINLDEEIKRCNLGQSVKVLGFVEDNQLSTLYSEALFLAMPSLYEGFGLPILEAMSFGTPVLTSNVSSMPEVLGSGGIVVNPLSVNEMTGAIETLILNNDLRTQLGNNAKIESTKFSWKKAANSAIEIFEEALEIRKSKINSI; encoded by the coding sequence ATGGATGTTGGAAAACCAATCTCAATGAAAATAGGTGTTGACGCTAGGCTTCTTGGAGAATCTTTAACAGGTATTGGCAGGTACACCTTTGAGATGTCAAAACAGTTTGTCGACGAGTTCGAAAAAGACCACCAATTTATTTTTTATGCATCAAAAAAAGTTCCAATCACTATTTCAAATCGACTGAGCGATTTTCGTTTTAAAACATCTAGTGCAAACTCGCGAGTTGAGAGAATGATTTGGTCTCAAACAAAACTTCCATATTGGGCAAATAATGATCAAGTAGATCTTTTTTGGGGGCCTACTCATCGATTGCCGAATTTCTTATCTTCTAAAATTGCCAGAGTAGTAACAGTCCATGACTTAGTATGGAAATATACTCCGGAAACGATGCGTAAATTAAGTTTAAGTGTAGAGAAGCATTTAATGCCAAGTGCAATTTCTCAAGCCGATCTAATTATTGCGGATTCTGAAAGTACCGCCGAAGGAATTAGAGAGACTTTTCCAAACTTTAAGGACAAAGTTCGGGTTGTTCATTTGGGAGTTTCTGAAATGCCAAAATCAAATGGATTAGATAGTATGTTGAAGTTAGGAATTACTAAGCCCTATATTTTATTTGTTGGAACATTAGAGCCTAGAAAAAATTTAGCTAGACTTCTAGAGTCTTTTTCAAACACTTCTGATGAGATAAAAAAAAGTGTAAGTCTAGTGATAGTTGGTGGTAAGGGATGGGGGAATATCAATCTTGATGAAGAAATTAAGAGATGTAATCTAGGTCAATCAGTTAAAGTTCTCGGATTTGTAGAAGATAATCAATTATCAACTTTATATTCTGAAGCATTATTTTTGGCAATGCCTTCTTTGTATGAGGGCTTTGGTTTGCCAATTTTAGAAGCTATGTCTTTTGGCACGCCGGTTCTAACATCTAACGTTTCATCAATGCCTGAGGTTTTAGGAAGTGGTGGCATAGTTGTTAATCCTTTATCAGTGAATGAAATGACTGGAGCAATTGAAACACTTATTCTTAATAACGATCTAAGAACTCAGTTGGGAAATAATGCAAAAATAGAATCCACCAAGTTCTCTTGGAAAAAAGCAGCAAATAGTGCTATCGAAATATTTGAAGAAGCGCTAGAAATTCGTAAAAGTAAAATCAATTCAATTTAA